A genomic window from Candidatus Kouleothrix ribensis includes:
- a CDS encoding TIGR00159 family protein: protein MPELQTLIEGLNRVFSRLNPLIDPKPLIDITIVALIFYWLLGVIRGTRAVQLLRGIGVVLALSILLSTVLPLDTLRWLLTNAIQPALFVAIPVLFQPELRRALESLGRTNDLFGRSFGRANRSELLETINGVARAAQQLSQQGVGALMVLEREVGLQEYADRGVIIDARLAVPLLLNIFYPNSPLHDMAVILRGNRILAANVVLPLSEDVGGPRRYGTRHRAAKGISEQSDAIAVVVSEETGAISLMNDGRMVSYLTEARLRSMLAGLLKVALEENGT, encoded by the coding sequence ATGCCCGAACTACAAACGCTGATCGAGGGACTTAATCGGGTTTTCTCGCGCCTCAACCCGCTCATCGACCCCAAGCCGCTGATCGATATCACGATCGTCGCACTGATCTTCTACTGGCTGCTGGGCGTGATCCGCGGCACGCGCGCAGTCCAACTGCTGCGCGGCATCGGCGTGGTGCTGGCGCTCTCGATCTTGCTCAGCACGGTGCTGCCGCTCGATACGCTGCGCTGGCTGTTGACCAATGCCATCCAGCCAGCGTTGTTTGTGGCTATCCCGGTGCTGTTTCAGCCCGAGCTGCGCCGCGCGCTCGAGAGCCTGGGCCGCACCAACGATCTGTTCGGGCGCTCGTTCGGCCGCGCGAATCGCTCGGAGCTGCTCGAGACGATCAACGGCGTGGCGCGCGCCGCTCAGCAGCTCTCGCAGCAGGGCGTCGGCGCGCTCATGGTGCTCGAACGCGAGGTCGGGCTGCAAGAGTATGCCGATCGCGGTGTGATCATCGATGCGCGGCTGGCCGTGCCGCTCCTGCTGAATATCTTCTACCCCAACTCGCCACTGCACGACATGGCCGTGATCCTGCGCGGTAATCGCATCCTGGCCGCCAATGTCGTGCTGCCGCTGAGCGAAGACGTAGGTGGCCCGCGGCGCTACGGCACGCGTCACCGCGCCGCCAAAGGCATCTCGGAACAGTCGGACGCGATTGCCGTGGTGGTGTCGGAAGAGACCGGCGCGATCTCGCTCATGAACGATGGGCGTATGGTCAGCTACCTGACCGAGGCGCGGCTGCGCAGCATGCTGGCCGGCTT
- a CDS encoding tetratricopeptide repeat protein, giving the protein MPGNRALYDRAMEQSREAARQKQWDEALKQAVRALQEFPSDADARSSVVVALFNTGKYAQALQILEELRSADANNPFYLEYLARTHERMGNISAAVGAYTQLAELQQSRRLTARAIEALREVLRLRPTADDQRLQLAHLLEDGGSPADAAAEYLELARRFQSLGRIDEATSFAETSLKFDPAGREAKELIAALHESLASAAQIAVTSPQPPGDAAPAFVAPAGTSALRSQQFAIEQIIALAQKHQEAGDAAGAITQYERALGMGLTRSDVFYSLGLLYQERGDHEQAVGVLTRAAHDPEYALSAHFSLGSSYQQLGRMKEAAQEYEQTIRLVDLQTIGKAESDDLVQMYESAAQIYTQLGDIARAASLYSTLANFLNSKRWGKERAEEFRRKAKELTERNMFAKLRTLGTGALTMPEPAAEPAQAPEETMPETWGKIRPITDFLKSDRLAESSSVDFFAATAPDQPAALDPLAALESLPAPDRLAFEPPTPLDTTGLDDVCERYVLASEKYIEQRLLFSALDACLEVIRFNPDYLPIHLRMGEIYEREGRPEEALSKYQLLIDTYMVRNEQRSAIDVYKRLIDLSPDTINARSRLAEILKNEGRKGEAAEQIALVAASYFRMGQTNKALEEYRRGVQLAPDNAVLRAQYGSALIKLERYEAALVEFRRALEHNQSDPAGIARVNMTLALMHEQPIAIWQSLATLLDQLKGQPQLLSSVQAEYRAALLVSDEPLLHYILGILQQNAGQHPSALLELEQAQALVEDTADPLLPQVLIHQAMSDSYIALGQADEALAQLQKGQAVAGDYTVDPAARYPFSTPLSQGDLVRRMAEAYAASGDMAGAEQALQAAKKHLPYDRAIYTKLADVYFQQGKLGEALAQLDELATHYENRQDLDRAIETLEYGKQIAPNNVPIVSRLARLQIRRGYLDKGVDGLNRAAELQRKAGQLKDAVASLQQAAEVHWTLGQHDKARTLYDKIVQIAPNDIEARQWLAFMYTLAGRTADAINEKKHIVRLLIQMRDLDNAIAEMHQIYGLDQDDTDNLYQLGDALMRRSEFEQAGRIYGRLAKMPDVETERIEALQAAAKRMYEQQQAQAKST; this is encoded by the coding sequence ATGCCAGGCAACCGTGCTCTCTACGACCGCGCGATGGAACAAAGCCGCGAAGCTGCGCGGCAGAAACAGTGGGACGAGGCCTTGAAGCAGGCTGTGCGCGCGCTTCAGGAGTTCCCGTCGGATGCTGACGCGCGTTCGTCGGTGGTCGTCGCGCTATTCAACACCGGCAAGTACGCCCAGGCGCTGCAGATCCTCGAAGAGTTGCGCTCGGCCGACGCGAATAACCCGTTCTATCTCGAATACCTCGCGCGCACGCACGAGCGTATGGGCAATATCTCGGCCGCTGTCGGTGCCTACACCCAGCTCGCCGAGCTGCAGCAGAGCCGCCGCCTCACCGCCCGCGCGATCGAGGCGCTGCGCGAGGTGTTGCGGCTGCGCCCAACTGCCGACGACCAGCGCCTTCAGCTGGCGCACCTGCTCGAGGATGGCGGCAGCCCCGCCGACGCCGCCGCCGAGTATCTCGAGCTGGCGCGGCGCTTCCAGTCCCTGGGCCGGATCGACGAGGCCACCAGCTTCGCCGAGACATCGCTAAAGTTCGACCCGGCCGGCCGCGAGGCCAAGGAGCTGATCGCCGCACTGCACGAGTCGCTGGCCAGCGCAGCCCAGATCGCCGTAACCAGCCCGCAGCCGCCCGGCGACGCCGCGCCCGCGTTCGTGGCGCCGGCCGGCACGAGCGCGCTGCGCTCGCAGCAATTCGCGATCGAGCAGATCATCGCGCTGGCGCAGAAGCATCAAGAGGCCGGCGATGCCGCAGGCGCGATCACGCAGTACGAGCGCGCCCTGGGCATGGGCCTGACTCGCAGCGATGTGTTCTACAGCCTTGGCCTGCTCTACCAGGAGCGCGGCGACCACGAGCAGGCGGTGGGGGTGCTGACGCGCGCGGCCCACGACCCCGAGTATGCCCTGTCGGCGCACTTCTCGCTGGGCTCCTCGTACCAGCAGCTTGGCCGGATGAAAGAGGCCGCGCAAGAGTACGAGCAGACCATCCGCCTGGTCGATCTGCAGACGATCGGCAAGGCCGAGTCCGACGACCTGGTGCAGATGTACGAGAGCGCGGCACAGATCTACACCCAGCTTGGCGACATCGCCCGCGCGGCTTCGCTCTACTCGACGCTGGCCAACTTCCTGAACAGCAAGCGCTGGGGCAAGGAGCGCGCCGAAGAGTTTCGCCGCAAGGCCAAAGAGCTGACCGAGCGCAATATGTTCGCGAAGCTGCGTACGCTCGGCACCGGCGCGCTGACGATGCCCGAGCCGGCCGCCGAGCCGGCCCAGGCGCCCGAAGAGACCATGCCCGAGACGTGGGGCAAGATCCGGCCGATCACCGATTTCCTCAAATCCGATCGGCTGGCCGAGTCGAGTAGCGTCGATTTCTTCGCCGCCACAGCCCCCGATCAGCCCGCCGCGCTCGACCCGCTTGCCGCGCTCGAGAGCCTGCCCGCGCCCGATCGGCTGGCCTTCGAGCCGCCGACGCCGCTCGACACAACCGGACTCGATGATGTGTGCGAGCGCTATGTGCTGGCCAGCGAGAAGTATATCGAGCAGCGCCTGCTGTTCAGCGCGCTCGACGCCTGCCTCGAGGTGATCCGCTTTAACCCCGACTACCTGCCGATCCATCTGCGGATGGGCGAGATCTACGAGCGCGAGGGCCGGCCCGAAGAGGCGCTGTCGAAGTATCAGCTGCTGATCGATACCTATATGGTGCGCAACGAGCAGCGCAGCGCAATCGATGTCTACAAACGGCTGATCGACCTCTCGCCCGACACGATCAACGCGCGCTCGCGCCTGGCCGAGATCCTGAAGAACGAGGGACGCAAGGGCGAGGCGGCCGAGCAGATCGCCCTGGTGGCGGCTTCGTATTTCCGCATGGGCCAGACGAACAAGGCGCTTGAGGAGTATCGCCGCGGCGTGCAGCTGGCGCCCGACAACGCGGTGCTGCGCGCGCAGTATGGCTCGGCGCTGATTAAGCTCGAGCGCTACGAGGCCGCGCTGGTCGAGTTCCGCCGCGCACTCGAGCATAACCAGAGCGACCCGGCCGGCATCGCGCGCGTGAACATGACCCTCGCGCTGATGCACGAGCAGCCGATCGCGATCTGGCAATCGCTGGCCACGCTGCTCGATCAGCTCAAGGGCCAGCCGCAGCTGCTCTCGTCTGTGCAGGCCGAGTATCGCGCCGCACTGCTGGTATCCGACGAGCCGCTGCTGCACTATATCCTCGGCATCCTTCAGCAGAACGCCGGCCAGCATCCGTCGGCGCTGCTCGAACTCGAGCAGGCCCAGGCCTTGGTCGAGGACACTGCCGACCCGCTGCTGCCGCAGGTGCTGATCCACCAGGCTATGTCCGACAGCTATATCGCGCTGGGCCAGGCCGACGAAGCGCTCGCGCAGCTTCAGAAAGGCCAGGCCGTCGCGGGCGATTACACCGTCGACCCGGCCGCGCGCTACCCGTTCTCGACGCCGCTCTCGCAGGGCGACCTGGTGCGGCGCATGGCCGAAGCCTATGCCGCCTCGGGCGATATGGCCGGCGCCGAGCAGGCGCTGCAAGCTGCCAAGAAGCACCTGCCCTACGATCGCGCGATCTACACCAAGCTGGCCGATGTCTACTTCCAGCAGGGCAAGCTTGGCGAGGCGCTGGCGCAGCTCGACGAGCTGGCGACCCACTACGAGAATCGCCAGGATCTCGACCGGGCGATCGAGACGCTTGAGTATGGCAAGCAGATCGCGCCGAACAATGTGCCGATTGTCAGCCGGCTGGCCAGGCTCCAGATCCGGCGCGGCTACCTCGATAAGGGCGTCGATGGCCTGAACCGCGCGGCCGAACTTCAGCGCAAAGCCGGCCAGCTCAAAGATGCCGTGGCCAGCCTGCAGCAGGCCGCCGAGGTTCACTGGACACTGGGCCAGCACGACAAGGCGCGCACGCTCTACGACAAGATCGTGCAGATCGCGCCTAACGACATCGAGGCGCGCCAGTGGCTGGCGTTCATGTATACGCTGGCCGGCCGCACCGCCGACGCGATCAACGAGAAGAAGCATATCGTGCGCCTGCTCATTCAGATGCGCGATCTCGACAATGCCATCGCCGAGATGCACCAGATCTATGGCCTCGATCAAGACGACACCGACAATCTGTATCAGCTGGGTGATGCGCTGATGCGGCGCAGCGAGTTCGAGCAGGCCGGGCGGATCTACGGGCGCCTGGCCAAGATGCCGGATGTCGAGACCGAGCGGATCGAGGCGTTGCAGGCGGCTGCGAAGCGCATGTACGAGCAGCAGCAGGCGCAGGCCAAGAGCACCTAG
- a CDS encoding urate hydroxylase PuuD: MNATLHELLDLIVRWVHVIAGIMWIGNSLLFNWLDRNLQPLEQPKEGVQGTIWLLHSGAFYEVEKKLLPPGMAYPAKVHWFMFQNLTTWVSGITLLIVVYYMGGAAYMVDPSVAAISPTTAIAIGVATLVLGWFVYDRLWHAPLGNHGRLAAAISFALLIGVSFGLARVLGGRAAYIHVGALLGTLMTGNVWFYVVPSQRALVAATRAGQPQDPALSNRAKQRSIHNNYMTFPVLFIMISNHYPSTYGNVLNWLILAILMTGGAGVRHFMNIRFSYGPWLRYAAGVAIVALALVTILIARQRGPASAAASSAVTFTSARDVIQRRCVQCHAAHPTDEQFTVAPAGVMFDTPAQIQRMAARIKERAVVSKTMPFGNKTNITDEERGLLGAWIDQGAKIEP, translated from the coding sequence ATGAACGCGACGCTTCACGAACTGCTCGACCTGATCGTGCGCTGGGTGCATGTCATCGCCGGGATCATGTGGATCGGCAACTCGCTGCTGTTCAACTGGCTCGATCGCAACCTGCAACCGCTCGAGCAGCCCAAAGAAGGCGTGCAGGGCACGATCTGGCTGCTGCACAGCGGCGCGTTCTACGAGGTTGAGAAGAAGCTGCTGCCGCCGGGCATGGCCTACCCCGCGAAGGTTCACTGGTTCATGTTCCAGAACCTGACCACCTGGGTGAGCGGCATCACGCTGCTGATCGTCGTGTACTACATGGGCGGCGCGGCCTACATGGTCGATCCGAGCGTAGCCGCGATCAGCCCAACCACGGCGATTGCGATCGGCGTGGCCACGCTGGTGCTGGGCTGGTTCGTGTACGACCGGCTGTGGCACGCGCCGCTAGGCAACCACGGCCGGTTGGCCGCAGCGATCTCGTTCGCGCTGCTGATCGGTGTGTCGTTCGGGCTCGCGCGCGTGCTGGGCGGGCGGGCGGCCTACATTCATGTGGGCGCGCTGCTGGGCACACTCATGACCGGCAACGTCTGGTTCTACGTGGTGCCCTCGCAGCGCGCGCTGGTGGCGGCCACGCGCGCCGGCCAACCACAAGACCCGGCGCTCTCGAACCGGGCCAAGCAGCGCTCGATCCACAACAACTACATGACCTTCCCGGTGCTGTTCATTATGATCAGCAACCACTACCCAAGCACCTACGGTAACGTGCTGAACTGGCTCATCCTGGCGATCCTAATGACCGGCGGCGCGGGCGTGCGCCACTTTATGAACATCCGCTTCAGCTACGGCCCCTGGCTGCGCTACGCCGCTGGCGTGGCGATCGTCGCGCTGGCGCTGGTGACGATCCTGATCGCCCGGCAGCGCGGCCCGGCCAGCGCCGCCGCCAGCAGCGCGGTAACCTTCACCTCAGCACGCGACGTGATCCAGCGCCGCTGCGTGCAGTGCCACGCGGCCCACCCCACCGACGAGCAGTTCACCGTCGCGCCGGCCGGCGTGATGTTCGACACCCCCGCACAGATCCAGCGCATGGCCGCGCGGATCAAAGAGCGCGCGGTCGTGTCGAAGACCATGCCGTTCGGCAATAAGACCAACATCACCGACGAAGAGCGCGGCCTGCTGGGGGCCTGGATCGACCAGGGGGCGAAGATCGAGCCGTAG